One part of the Quercus lobata isolate SW786 chromosome 7, ValleyOak3.0 Primary Assembly, whole genome shotgun sequence genome encodes these proteins:
- the LOC115951544 gene encoding uncharacterized protein LOC115951544, translated as MEYLEDYHQAQGQLQSPEITSGSNVWIPPPELVYKLNFDAAIFSELSCSGVGAMILNARDEFMATMSARDPSVFDSLKAEIIACRKALEFAIDAGFTDLVIEGDNKNVMQLVSASREDFSRLGHVIQDIKWLAQGLRRVSFSYVKRGANSVAHSLARFAKNVVDDMYWLEDSPPPALDALYYDSLHLDE; from the coding sequence ATGGAATACTTGGAGGACTACCACCAAGCTCAGGGACAATTGCAAAGTCCAGAAATAACTTCAGGCAGTAACGTTTGGATTCCTCCTCCAGAACTGGTCTACAAGTTGAACTTCGATGCGGCAATTTTTTCGGAGTTGAGTTGCTCAGGGGTTGGGGCAATGATTCTGAATGCGAGGGACGAGTTCATGGCCACAATGTCAGCAAGAGACCCATCCGTTTTTGACAGTTTAAAGGCCGAAATTATAGCTTGTAGAAAGGCACTGGAGTTTGCTATTGATGCTGGGTTCACAGACTTAGTCATTGAGGGAGATAACAAAAATGTTATGCAACTTGTCTCGGCTTCAAGGGAAGACTTCTCACGGCTTGGTCATGTTATCCAGGACATCAAATGGCTTGCACAAGGACTACGTAGGGTGTCATTTAGTTATGTTAAGCGGGGTGCCAACTCAGTGGCACATTCCTTAGCTAGATTTGCAAAAAATGTGGTCGATGATATGTATTGGTTGGAGGATAGTCCCCCTCCTGCGTTAGATGCTCTATATTATGACTCACTGCATTTAGATGAATGA